From the Gammaproteobacteria bacterium genome, one window contains:
- the ubiE gene encoding bifunctional demethylmenaquinone methyltransferase/2-methoxy-6-polyprenyl-1,4-benzoquinol methylase UbiE, with protein sequence MSTTDFGFEKVPEEDKVRRVAQVFDSVATRYDLMNDLMSFGLHRLWKRFAVDVSGVHEGERILDLAGGTGDVAALLAGRVGRKGSVVVADINPSMLGVGRERLDGRGLVGNVTYAQANAERLPFAEGSFDCVTMAFGLRNVTHKEAALAETLRVLRPGGRLLVLEFSHVTVSALRPLYDLYSLHGLPLMGRLVAGDADSYRYLAESIRMHPDQETLKGMMETAGFVHCDYLNHTGGIVAVHRGWKP encoded by the coding sequence GTGAGCACCACCGATTTCGGGTTCGAGAAGGTTCCGGAAGAGGACAAGGTCCGCCGGGTCGCCCAGGTCTTCGACTCGGTGGCGACTCGCTACGACCTGATGAACGATCTGATGTCCTTCGGCCTGCACCGGCTGTGGAAGCGCTTCGCGGTCGACGTGAGCGGGGTGCACGAGGGCGAGCGGATCCTCGACCTGGCGGGCGGGACAGGGGACGTGGCGGCCCTGCTGGCCGGGCGGGTCGGCCGGAAGGGCTCGGTGGTGGTCGCGGACATCAACCCCTCGATGCTCGGGGTGGGGCGCGAGCGCCTGGACGGGCGGGGGCTGGTGGGGAACGTCACCTACGCCCAGGCGAACGCGGAGCGGCTGCCCTTCGCCGAGGGCAGCTTCGACTGCGTCACCATGGCCTTCGGCCTGCGCAACGTCACCCACAAGGAGGCCGCGCTCGCCGAGACCCTGCGCGTCCTGCGCCCCGGGGGGCGGCTGCTCGTGCTCGAGTTCTCCCACGTGACCGTCTCTGCCCTGCGCCCGCTCTACGACCTCTACTCCCTGCACGGACTGCCGCTGATGGGCCGGCTGGTGGCCGGAGACGCGGACAGCTACCGCTACCTGGCCGAGTCCATCCGGATGCACCCCGACCAGGAAACGCTCAAGGGGATGATGGAGACAGCGGGCTTCGTGCACTGCGACTACCTGAACCACACGGGCGGCATCGTGGCCGTGCATCGCGGCTGGAAGCCGTAG
- a CDS encoding rhodanese-like domain-containing protein, whose amino-acid sequence MLEFASHHLGLFAALGIILAILAWTGLQGRLGGVRSIGPAEATLLINHEDAVVLDVREPSEVKDGVILSSVHIPVGQLKDSLGKLQKYRERPIIVGCRSGSRSQAACATLSRGGFTRVYNLRGGMLAWQNANLPLVRGK is encoded by the coding sequence CTGCTGGAGTTCGCCAGTCATCACCTGGGCCTCTTCGCGGCCCTTGGCATCATCCTGGCCATTCTGGCCTGGACCGGGCTGCAGGGCCGCCTGGGGGGAGTCCGGTCCATCGGGCCCGCCGAGGCGACTCTCCTGATCAACCACGAGGACGCCGTGGTGCTGGACGTGCGCGAGCCGAGCGAGGTCAAGGACGGGGTCATCCTGAGCTCCGTCCACATCCCCGTCGGCCAGCTCAAGGACAGCCTCGGCAAGCTGCAGAAGTACCGGGAGCGGCCGATCATCGTGGGGTGCCGCTCGGGGAGCCGCTCGCAGGCGGCCTGCGCGACCCTCTCGCGAGGGGGCTTCACCCGGGTCTACAACCTGCGGGGTGGGATGCTGGCCTGGCAGAACGCCAACCTGCCGCTGGTTCGAGGAAAATAA
- a CDS encoding DUF971 domain-containing protein yields the protein MAPKTPNPTEISLHRKSRVLEVAFDDGSHFHLPCEYLRVCSPSAEVRGHGPGQETLQVGKESVNIVEVEPVGNYAVCLRFDDGHDTGIYSWETLYDLGRNYEPYWEAYLHALKDAGHQRKAAE from the coding sequence ATGGCCCCCAAGACCCCCAACCCGACCGAGATCAGCCTGCACCGGAAGTCCCGCGTGCTGGAGGTCGCCTTCGACGACGGCTCGCACTTCCACCTGCCCTGCGAGTACCTGCGGGTCTGCTCCCCCTCGGCGGAGGTGCGGGGTCACGGGCCGGGCCAGGAGACGCTGCAGGTGGGCAAGGAGTCGGTGAACATCGTGGAGGTCGAGCCGGTGGGGAACTACGCGGTTTGCCTGCGCTTCGACGACGGCCACGACACCGGCATCTACTCCTGGGAGACGCTCTACGACCTGGGCCGCAACTACGAGCCGTACTGGGAGGCCTACCTGCACGCCCTGAAGGACGCGGGGCACCAGCGCAAGGCGGCCGAGTGA
- a CDS encoding peptidoglycan DD-metalloendopeptidase family protein: MNRGLIVVAVAAAVLATAELPGAPPPPPPPPAPPGREAREAELGGVRQRIEEVRGRLEETRTVREGLQEELRAAELAGSQLAMELRQTEKAIGAVRARTDTLAREREGLEKALAAQRRLLARLVRADYAGGRHDYLALLLNQKDPSRLSRILTYHRQVERARAAEVERLRAQLSALAQVEDALAREEESLRALQAEKTAGQRELAEQRRARQAVLARLAAELRASGAELERLTTSAKQLERVIAGLSQALSDIPEGAGERRRFIDSRGSLPWPASGRVRAGFGAPRAGGLTWQGVVIEAPAGSPVLAVHPGRVAFADWLRGFGLLLIVDHGEGFMTLYGQNQGLLRQAGDWVEAGEAVATVGDTGGSSETGLYFEVRQKGTPLNPALWCRGNPGRG; encoded by the coding sequence GTGAATCGAGGGCTCATCGTGGTCGCCGTCGCGGCGGCGGTCCTCGCCACGGCGGAGCTCCCTGGCGCTCCCCCCCCTCCCCCGCCCCCCCCGGCACCCCCGGGACGCGAGGCGCGGGAGGCGGAGCTCGGCGGCGTGCGCCAGCGCATCGAGGAGGTCCGCGGCCGGCTCGAGGAGACGCGCACGGTCCGCGAGGGCCTGCAGGAGGAGCTTCGTGCGGCGGAGCTCGCCGGCTCCCAGCTCGCCATGGAGCTGCGGCAGACCGAGAAGGCCATCGGCGCGGTCCGCGCCCGGACCGATACGCTGGCGCGCGAGCGCGAGGGCCTGGAGAAGGCGCTGGCAGCCCAGCGCCGCCTGCTCGCACGGCTCGTCCGCGCCGACTACGCCGGCGGACGCCACGACTACCTCGCGCTGCTCCTCAACCAGAAAGACCCGTCCCGCCTCTCCCGGATCCTCACCTACCACCGGCAGGTGGAGCGCGCCCGCGCCGCGGAGGTGGAGCGCCTGCGCGCGCAGCTCTCGGCCCTCGCTCAGGTCGAGGACGCCCTCGCCCGGGAGGAGGAGAGCCTGCGGGCGCTCCAGGCCGAGAAGACGGCGGGCCAGAGGGAGCTGGCGGAGCAGCGCCGGGCCCGCCAGGCGGTCCTCGCGCGCCTCGCCGCGGAGCTGCGCGCATCCGGCGCGGAGCTGGAGCGCCTCACCACCAGCGCGAAGCAGCTGGAACGGGTCATCGCGGGCCTGAGCCAGGCGCTCTCGGACATCCCCGAGGGAGCCGGCGAGCGCCGCCGCTTCATCGACTCCCGGGGCAGCCTGCCCTGGCCCGCGAGCGGGAGGGTCCGCGCGGGGTTCGGCGCCCCGCGCGCGGGCGGGCTCACCTGGCAAGGCGTCGTGATCGAGGCCCCGGCCGGCTCGCCGGTGCTCGCCGTTCACCCCGGACGGGTGGCGTTCGCGGACTGGCTGCGCGGCTTCGGGTTGCTGCTCATCGTGGACCACGGCGAGGGATTCATGACGCTCTACGGCCAGAACCAGGGCCTGCTGCGGCAGGCCGGGGACTGGGTGGAGGCGGGAGAGGCCGTGGCCACGGTGGGCGACACCGGGGGCTCGAGCGAGACCGGACTCTACTTCGAGGTCCGGCAGAAGGGCACTCCGCTCAATCCCGCCCTGTGGTGTCGGGGCAATCCCGGCCGCGGCTGA
- a CDS encoding cyclic nucleotide-binding domain-containing protein, which yields MRSPLHALLDEPDFPEGQVWRRAGFGPRDTIVHEGEQARDVFLILSGTVEVRGTVELEDQRRVHPGFCELHAGQVFGELCLFDDEPRSATVVAVTDCEIAIVDGQSLLAYLDLHPAQGYFVLRHIVQTLVERLRTANRRFLSVFSWGLKAHQIDRHL from the coding sequence ATGCGCTCGCCCCTTCACGCGCTGCTCGACGAGCCGGACTTTCCGGAGGGGCAGGTGTGGCGGCGCGCCGGTTTCGGGCCGCGCGACACCATCGTCCACGAGGGCGAACAGGCCAGGGACGTGTTCCTCATCCTCTCGGGCACGGTCGAGGTGAGGGGCACGGTGGAGCTCGAGGACCAGCGCCGCGTCCACCCCGGGTTCTGCGAGCTGCACGCCGGTCAGGTCTTCGGGGAACTGTGCCTGTTCGACGACGAGCCGCGGAGCGCCACCGTCGTGGCGGTGACCGACTGCGAGATCGCCATCGTGGACGGCCAGTCGCTGCTCGCTTATCTGGACCTGCACCCGGCCCAGGGCTACTTCGTCCTGCGCCACATCGTGCAAACGCTGGTGGAGCGCCTGCGCACGGCCAATCGCCGCTTCCTGTCGGTGTTCAGCTGGGGCCTCAAGGCCCACCAGATCGATCGGCACCTGTGA
- a CDS encoding S41 family peptidase, which yields MKNAMRNLPVLLAGLVLGGLLSLTHGVSAEKKEPAQALPLEDLRAFSEVLEKIKSDYVEAVDDKTLIASAIRGMLTGLDPHSTYLDPDEYKDLRAGTTGEFGGLGIEVSMEDGFVKVVTPIDDTPAARAGVKAGDLIIRLDDTPVKGMTLNEAVKLMRGKPGTTITLTIMREGLEQPLKIAIERDVIKVKSVKSRLLEPGYGYVRITQFQSPTDDNLREGIDQLKSQSGGELKGVVLDLRNNPGGVLNGAVAVADAFLEKGVIVSTRGRGNEAEMKFNAKPADILKGAPIVVLVNGGSASASEIVAGALQDHRRAVVLGSKTFGKGSVQTILPMDNGAALKLTTARYYTPSGRSIQAEGITPDIALEAMKFEKVDEGVEALKESDLSRHLSNGTAPKPAKKPEGKDAKDAKDAKDGKEAKEKPGNLAREDYPVYAALTLLKGLSILKAPQD from the coding sequence ATGAAAAACGCCATGCGCAATCTGCCGGTCCTGCTCGCGGGTCTCGTTCTCGGCGGGCTTCTGTCGCTCACCCACGGGGTGTCCGCAGAAAAGAAGGAGCCCGCCCAAGCGCTCCCGCTGGAGGACCTGCGGGCCTTCTCCGAGGTGCTGGAGAAGATCAAGAGCGACTACGTCGAGGCGGTCGACGACAAGACACTCATCGCCTCGGCGATCCGCGGCATGCTGACGGGGCTCGACCCCCACTCCACCTACCTGGACCCAGACGAGTACAAGGACCTGCGGGCGGGTACCACCGGCGAGTTCGGCGGACTCGGGATCGAGGTCAGCATGGAGGACGGCTTCGTCAAGGTGGTGACCCCGATCGACGACACGCCGGCCGCGCGCGCGGGGGTGAAGGCGGGTGACCTGATCATCCGGCTGGACGACACGCCGGTGAAGGGCATGACCCTGAACGAGGCCGTGAAGCTCATGCGCGGCAAGCCGGGGACCACCATCACCCTGACCATCATGCGGGAGGGCCTGGAACAGCCATTGAAGATCGCCATCGAGCGTGACGTGATCAAGGTGAAGAGCGTCAAGAGCCGTCTGCTCGAGCCCGGTTACGGCTACGTTCGCATCACCCAGTTCCAGTCCCCCACGGACGACAACCTGCGCGAGGGGATCGACCAGCTCAAGAGCCAGAGCGGCGGCGAGCTCAAGGGCGTGGTGCTCGACCTGCGCAACAATCCGGGCGGCGTCCTGAACGGTGCCGTCGCGGTGGCCGACGCCTTCCTGGAGAAGGGCGTGATCGTCTCGACCCGCGGCCGCGGCAACGAGGCCGAGATGAAGTTCAACGCGAAGCCTGCGGACATCCTCAAGGGCGCCCCGATCGTCGTGCTGGTGAACGGCGGGTCGGCCTCGGCGTCGGAGATCGTCGCCGGCGCGCTGCAGGATCACCGGCGCGCGGTCGTCCTCGGCAGCAAGACCTTCGGCAAGGGCTCCGTGCAGACCATCCTGCCGATGGACAACGGGGCGGCCCTGAAGCTCACCACCGCCCGGTACTACACGCCCTCCGGCCGCTCCATCCAGGCCGAAGGGATCACCCCCGACATCGCCCTCGAGGCCATGAAGTTCGAGAAGGTCGACGAGGGGGTCGAGGCGCTCAAGGAATCCGACCTCTCGCGCCACCTGAGCAACGGCACGGCACCGAAGCCGGCGAAGAAGCCCGAGGGCAAGGACGCGAAGGACGCGAAGGACGCGAAGGACGGGAAGGAGGCCAAGGAGAAGCCGGGCAACCTCGCCCGCGAGGACTACCCGGTGTACGCCGCACTCACCTTGCTCAAGGGCCTCAGCATCCTGAAGGCCCCCCAGGATTGA
- a CDS encoding DUF2892 domain-containing protein gives MTTERIVRIVAGLMILLTVGLGLPGSPIFASQYWLWFTAFIGLNLLQSGFTRFCPLDMILRKLGVQAGGL, from the coding sequence ATGACCACCGAGCGCATCGTGCGGATCGTCGCGGGACTCATGATTCTGTTAACGGTCGGCCTCGGGCTGCCGGGCAGCCCGATCTTCGCCAGCCAGTACTGGCTCTGGTTCACCGCGTTCATCGGCCTGAATCTCCTCCAGAGCGGCTTCACGCGGTTCTGCCCGCTCGACATGATCCTGCGCAAGCTCGGCGTGCAGGCCGGCGGACTGTAA
- the secB gene encoding protein-export chaperone SecB gives MAAPEEAAAGGQAQKQLAIQRIYVRDISFEAPNAPNVFSREWRPEVSMNLGTASRVVGPNQHEVTLTATVTVKSGEETAFLVEVKQSAVFVVVGFSDAEMGPILGSYCPNVLFPYLRETVSDLVTRGGFPQFLMAPVNFEALYAQHLRQQGAQAASAAPN, from the coding sequence ATGGCAGCACCGGAAGAGGCCGCCGCTGGCGGACAGGCCCAGAAGCAACTGGCCATCCAGCGGATCTATGTGAGGGACATCTCCTTCGAGGCGCCCAACGCCCCCAACGTCTTCAGCCGGGAGTGGCGCCCGGAGGTGAGCATGAACCTGGGGACCGCGAGCCGCGTTGTCGGGCCGAACCAGCACGAGGTCACGCTGACGGCGACCGTCACCGTGAAGTCGGGCGAGGAGACCGCCTTCCTGGTGGAGGTCAAGCAATCCGCGGTCTTCGTGGTCGTCGGTTTCAGCGACGCCGAGATGGGCCCGATCCTCGGGAGCTATTGCCCCAACGTGCTGTTCCCGTACCTGAGGGAGACCGTGTCGGACCTGGTCACCCGCGGCGGCTTCCCCCAGTTCCTCATGGCGCCGGTCAACTTCGAGGCCCTGTACGCGCAGCACCTGCGCCAGCAGGGGGCCCAGGCAGCCTCTGCCGCGCCGAACTGA
- a CDS encoding 3-deoxy-7-phosphoheptulonate synthase, translated as MSTPHRPPYRTEDVRIASIDAVSTPAEVHAECPGSEAALRTTFEARQVIREILLGQDDRLLVVVGPCSIHDVNAAREYAGRLLPLRERLADALYVVMRVYFEKPRTTVGWKGLINDPDLDQTFRINKGLRLARHLLVDINEKGIPAATEYLDLITPQYVNDLISWGAIGARTTESQVHRELASGLSCPVGFKNGTDGNVRIAIDAIRSSSRPHRFLSYTKAGHSAIFATRGNEDTHIILRGGRKPNYDKAAVDDASQQLRKAGLPERVMIDFSHANSAKDPRLQIAVAEDVARQIAAGDRRIVGAMIESHLVGGRQDVVPGQPLVYGQSITDACLAWDETVPVLETLARAVRERREG; from the coding sequence ATGAGCACTCCCCATCGTCCACCGTACCGCACCGAGGACGTGCGCATCGCGTCGATCGACGCGGTCAGCACGCCCGCGGAGGTGCACGCGGAGTGCCCGGGCTCGGAAGCCGCGCTGCGCACGACCTTCGAGGCCCGGCAGGTCATCCGGGAGATCCTCCTCGGGCAGGACGACCGACTGCTGGTGGTGGTAGGGCCCTGTTCGATCCACGACGTGAACGCAGCGCGGGAATACGCCGGGCGGCTGCTGCCGCTACGGGAGAGGCTCGCCGACGCCCTGTACGTCGTCATGCGGGTGTACTTCGAGAAGCCGCGTACGACGGTCGGCTGGAAGGGGCTCATCAACGACCCCGACCTGGACCAGACCTTCCGCATCAACAAGGGGTTGCGCCTCGCCCGTCACCTGCTCGTGGACATCAACGAGAAGGGGATACCGGCGGCCACCGAGTACCTGGACCTGATCACCCCGCAGTACGTGAACGACCTGATCAGCTGGGGCGCCATCGGCGCCCGGACCACGGAGAGCCAGGTCCACCGCGAGCTCGCCTCCGGCCTGTCCTGTCCCGTGGGGTTCAAGAACGGGACCGACGGCAACGTGCGAATCGCCATCGACGCCATCCGCTCCTCCTCCCGGCCCCACCGCTTCCTGTCCTACACCAAGGCAGGGCACTCGGCGATCTTCGCCACGCGGGGCAACGAGGACACCCACATCATCCTGCGCGGCGGGCGCAAACCCAACTACGACAAGGCCGCGGTCGACGACGCCTCCCAGCAGCTGCGCAAGGCCGGCCTGCCCGAACGGGTCATGATCGACTTCAGCCACGCCAACAGCGCGAAGGACCCGCGCCTGCAGATCGCCGTCGCGGAGGACGTCGCCCGCCAGATCGCCGCCGGTGACCGCAGGATCGTCGGCGCCATGATCGAGAGTCACCTCGTGGGGGGGCGTCAGGACGTGGTCCCGGGTCAACCGCTGGTCTACGGCCAGAGCATCACCGACGCCTGCCTGGCCTGGGACGAGACCGTCCCGGTGCTGGAGACCCTGGCCCGGGCGGTGCGCGAGCGCCGCGAGGGCTGA
- the ubiB gene encoding ubiquinone biosynthesis regulatory protein kinase UbiB, which translates to MAVRALRLWRTQRVLLRNGLDELLPATRLMRPVRVLRYLTPSYWLRGALPPPAVRIRRALEELGPIYVKFGQILSTRRDLLPDDLAEELAKLQDQVPPFPGPEARRLVEQAYGRPLEQVFRYFEEAPMASASVAQVHRAGLPDGREVVVKVLRPDIERVITQDVDLLATLADLAERHWPEARRLRPREVVEEYRKTIFDELDLLREAASASQVRRNFSGSELLYVPEVFWPLCRRNVLVMERISGIPVSDLAALKAAGVDLKALAERGVEIFFTQVFRDNFFHADMHPGNIFVDRDRPPQAPRYLAVDFGIMGSLSSGDQRYLAENFIAFFNRDYRRVAEVQVASGWVPPETRVEEFEGAIRTVCEPIFERPFREISFGMVLLRLFQTARRFDMAVQPQLVLLQKTLLNIEGLGRQLYPDLDLWSTAKPFLERWMSGQVGVRGLVRQAQANAPRLGEIVPQVPGLAYDLLRQANEGRLRVEWTSRELAELRQEVRRASRRSVLAIVGAALLVSAAVIYGLDGFTPPMWGRIPVATWVLGALGGFLLAVAVSEE; encoded by the coding sequence GTGGCAGTACGAGCCCTGCGCCTGTGGCGCACCCAGCGGGTCCTGCTGCGCAACGGGCTCGACGAGCTGCTGCCCGCCACCCGGCTGATGCGCCCCGTGCGCGTCCTGCGCTACCTCACGCCGTCCTACTGGCTGCGAGGGGCGCTCCCGCCCCCCGCGGTCCGTATCCGCAGGGCGCTGGAGGAGCTCGGCCCGATCTACGTGAAGTTCGGGCAGATCCTCTCCACGCGGCGCGACCTCCTTCCCGACGACCTCGCCGAGGAGCTGGCGAAGCTCCAGGACCAGGTCCCGCCGTTCCCCGGCCCCGAGGCCCGGCGCCTGGTGGAGCAGGCCTATGGCCGTCCCCTGGAGCAGGTGTTCCGGTATTTCGAGGAGGCGCCCATGGCCTCCGCCTCGGTGGCGCAGGTGCACCGGGCCGGGCTGCCGGACGGCCGGGAGGTGGTCGTCAAGGTCCTGCGGCCCGACATCGAACGCGTCATCACCCAGGACGTGGACCTCCTCGCGACCCTGGCCGATCTGGCGGAGCGCCACTGGCCCGAGGCCCGGCGGCTGCGTCCCCGCGAGGTGGTGGAGGAATACCGCAAGACCATCTTCGACGAGCTCGACCTGCTGCGCGAGGCGGCCTCGGCCTCCCAGGTGCGGCGCAACTTCTCCGGCTCGGAGCTCCTCTACGTGCCGGAGGTGTTCTGGCCACTCTGCCGGCGCAACGTCCTCGTGATGGAGCGGATCTCGGGGATCCCGGTGAGCGACCTCGCGGCACTGAAGGCGGCGGGGGTGGACCTGAAGGCGCTGGCGGAGCGGGGGGTGGAGATCTTCTTCACCCAGGTGTTCCGCGACAATTTCTTCCACGCGGACATGCACCCCGGGAACATCTTCGTCGACCGGGACCGCCCACCCCAGGCGCCCCGTTACCTGGCCGTGGACTTCGGCATCATGGGGAGCCTGTCGTCGGGGGACCAGCGCTACCTCGCCGAGAACTTCATCGCCTTCTTCAACCGGGACTACCGGCGGGTGGCGGAGGTCCAGGTGGCCTCGGGCTGGGTCCCGCCGGAGACCCGGGTCGAGGAGTTCGAGGGTGCCATCCGCACGGTCTGCGAGCCGATCTTCGAGCGCCCCTTCCGCGAGATCTCCTTCGGCATGGTGCTGCTGCGCCTGTTCCAGACCGCACGCCGCTTCGACATGGCGGTCCAACCGCAGCTCGTGCTGCTGCAGAAGACACTGCTGAACATCGAGGGGCTCGGCCGGCAGCTCTACCCGGACCTGGACCTCTGGTCCACCGCCAAGCCGTTCCTCGAGCGCTGGATGAGCGGGCAGGTCGGCGTGCGGGGGTTGGTCCGGCAGGCCCAGGCCAACGCGCCGCGCCTCGGCGAGATCGTGCCCCAGGTGCCGGGGCTCGCCTACGACCTCCTGCGCCAGGCGAACGAAGGCCGCCTGCGGGTGGAGTGGACCTCGCGGGAGCTCGCGGAGCTGCGCCAGGAGGTCCGCCGCGCGAGCCGGCGCAGCGTGCTGGCGATCGTGGGCGCGGCCCTGCTCGTGTCGGCCGCCGTCATCTACGGCCTGGACGGTTTCACGCCCCCCATGTGGGGCCGGATCCCGGTCGCCACGTGGGTCCTCGGCGCCCTCGGCGGGTTCCTCCTCGCCGTGGCGGTGTCGGAGGAATAG
- a CDS encoding NAD(P)-dependent glycerol-3-phosphate dehydrogenase, which translates to MPRRTEAVSIAVLGAGSWGTSLAVLLARNGVPTDMWGHDPAHMGRLARDRENVEFLPGVPLPESLGLSADLGAVLARAGDLLLVVPSQFFGQVLERVRPALRPGSRVAWATKGLEPETARPLHEVVGEHLGLDVPVAVVSGPTFAREVARSLPTALTVASPDEAFARDLALALHSPTFRVYVSHDLVGVEVGGAVKNVLAIAAGIADGLGFGANTRAALITRGLAEMMRLGVAMGGERETLMGLAGLGDLVLTCTDDQSRNRRMGLTLARGASVQEAEAAIGQVVEGVGTTREVERVASRYGAEMPICHAVYRVLYEGLDPREAVRALLAREDAHPERR; encoded by the coding sequence CTGCCGCGCCGAACTGAGGCCGTGAGCATCGCGGTCCTGGGGGCGGGCTCCTGGGGGACCTCGCTCGCCGTCCTCCTCGCCCGCAACGGTGTCCCCACCGACATGTGGGGACACGACCCCGCCCACATGGGGCGTCTCGCCCGCGACCGGGAGAACGTCGAGTTCCTCCCGGGGGTGCCCCTTCCGGAGAGTCTGGGTCTGTCGGCCGACCTCGGCGCGGTCCTGGCCCGGGCCGGCGACCTGCTGCTGGTCGTACCGAGTCAGTTCTTCGGTCAGGTGCTGGAGCGCGTGCGCCCGGCGCTGCGGCCAGGGTCGCGGGTCGCCTGGGCGACCAAGGGTCTCGAGCCCGAGACGGCGAGACCGCTGCACGAGGTGGTCGGCGAGCACCTGGGCCTGGATGTCCCGGTCGCGGTGGTCTCGGGCCCCACCTTTGCGCGGGAGGTGGCCCGAAGTCTGCCCACCGCCCTCACGGTCGCCTCGCCCGACGAAGCCTTCGCCCGGGACCTCGCGCTGGCCCTGCACAGCCCCACCTTCCGGGTCTACGTGAGCCACGACCTGGTGGGCGTGGAGGTCGGGGGCGCGGTCAAGAACGTGCTGGCGATCGCCGCCGGGATCGCGGACGGCCTCGGTTTCGGCGCGAACACGCGGGCCGCCCTGATCACCCGCGGGCTCGCCGAGATGATGCGGCTCGGGGTCGCCATGGGCGGGGAGCGCGAGACCCTCATGGGCCTCGCGGGGCTCGGGGACTTGGTGCTCACCTGCACCGACGACCAGTCGCGCAACCGGCGCATGGGGCTGACGCTCGCCCGCGGCGCCTCGGTGCAGGAGGCCGAGGCCGCCATCGGCCAGGTGGTGGAGGGGGTCGGGACGACGCGGGAGGTCGAGCGGGTGGCGAGCCGGTACGGCGCCGAGATGCCCATCTGCCACGCCGTCTACCGCGTCCTCTACGAGGGGCTCGATCCCCGCGAGGCGGTGCGCGCCCTGCTGGCGCGCGAGGACGCCCACCCCGAGCGCAGGTAG
- a CDS encoding DJ-1/PfpI family protein, whose protein sequence is MSGSPKVLVPLAQGCEELEAVTIVDLLRRAGVTVVTAGLDPGPVRASHGVVLVPDTDLDTALGEDYAMVVLPGGLPGTDRLDRDPRVRALLRTMADSGRFTAAICAAPRVLASAGLLAGKQATGYPGVLDAIAPAGATLSGDAVVADGKVITSRGPGTAMDFALTLVEQLVGRAKREEVEASLVR, encoded by the coding sequence ATGTCGGGTTCCCCGAAGGTGCTGGTCCCGCTGGCGCAGGGCTGCGAGGAGCTCGAGGCGGTCACCATCGTCGACCTCCTGCGCCGGGCGGGGGTCACGGTGGTCACGGCGGGGCTCGATCCGGGGCCGGTGCGCGCCAGTCACGGCGTGGTCCTCGTCCCCGACACCGACCTGGACACCGCGCTCGGAGAGGACTACGCCATGGTCGTGCTGCCCGGGGGCCTGCCGGGGACCGACCGCCTGGACCGCGACCCGCGGGTGCGCGCACTGCTGCGGACGATGGCGGACAGCGGGCGCTTCACGGCGGCCATCTGTGCCGCGCCCCGGGTGCTCGCGAGCGCCGGCCTGCTCGCCGGCAAGCAGGCCACCGGCTATCCGGGCGTGCTCGACGCCATCGCTCCCGCGGGCGCCACCCTGAGCGGCGACGCGGTGGTGGCCGACGGGAAGGTGATCACCTCCCGCGGTCCGGGCACGGCGATGGATTTCGCCCTCACCCTGGTGGAGCAGCTCGTCGGCCGGGCGAAGCGCGAGGAGGTCGAGGCCTCCCTCGTCCGGTAG